GCTGGACCCACAGCCCGCTGAACAGCGGGGGGTCGAAGACGTAGGAGTCGCCGGGCGGGCCGCGGTAGAGCCGCCCCGGCACGCCGGCGAAGAACAGACAGAGTCCGCCGACGATGGCCAGCGCGCCGGTGAGGCGGTCGACGCGCTCCGGTTCGGTCGGTGCGCTCGAGTCGGCCGAGTCGGTCGATGCGCTCGATGCGGCCGATTCAGCCATCGAAACCGCCCCCCAGCGCGAGAACGCGCCCGTCCTCGTCGGTCAGGACGACCGCCCCGTCGAGGATGGCGGGCGGGAGGACGCGGCTCCGGCCGCCGAGCCCCCACAGCGCGTCGCCGAAGCCGGCGGTGAACGCGACGAGACTCGGTGCCACGTCGTCGATGCCGGCCGACCCTTCGAGGACGAGTACGTGGTCGTCGGTGCCGGCCGGGACCGTCGCGTCGCCGAGCGCAGAGCACCAGCGCGGCGTCGGTTTCCCGTCGGTGCGGTCGAACGCGAAGGCGGCGTCGCCGGACTCGCCCGGTCGTTCCGCGAGGTAGAGCGTGTCGGGCGTGACGACCGGCGACGAGAGACCGCGCCCGCTTCCGCGGTCGATCAGCCAGCGTCGCGTGCCGTCGTCGAGTGCGTAGCAGGCGAGGCCGTCGTAGCTCCCGAGGTAGGCGTTCCCGTCGACGACGACCGGGTAGAAGTCGGCGACGGCCCCGGTTCGCCAGCGTTCCGTGCCGTCTGCGAGGTCGAGTGCCGCGGTGGCGAGCGTCCGCTCGCCGGCCAGCCCCTGTGCCTGCAGGACCACCACGCCGTCGCCGACGGCCGGGAGCGAGCGTCCGCCGCCGACCGTGGCGGTCCACCGTTCGGTGCCGTCGCTCGCGTCGAGAGCGACCGTCTCCCGGTCCGTGTCGAGGACGACGGTCCCGTCGACGACGACGGGGATGCCGACCGGCGCGTCCGCCGCGTAGCGCCAGCGTTCGGTGCCGTCGGCGAGCGCGAGGGCGACGAGTTCGCTCCGGCCGGCGACGAAGACGGTGTCGCCGCCGACGACCGGGGGAGCTATCTCCTCGTCGTAGCCGTGGGTCGGCGGGACGGACGCCGGCGAGACGGCGTCGGTCGTCCAGACCTGCGTGCCGTCCCGGAGGTCGAGTGCGGTGACGCCCGCGCCGGTCGAGACGAACACGCGGCCGCCGGCGACGACCGGCGAACTCGCCTCGTAGAAGACCTCGTTCACGGGTGCGGTCGGTGGGGTCGCCTGCCACCGGACCGCGACCGAGTCGGTCGGAATCGCGCCTTCGGGCGTGTAGCCCGCGTTGCCGGGGTCGTAGCGCGGGGCGGGCCAGTCGCCGGCCGGAACCGAGTCGAAGCCTGCGGGGTCGCTCGGTCGGCGGACCGAGGCGTCCGGGTCGGGGTCGTCCGAATCCGGGCAGGAGGAGGAACAGCCCGCGAGTCCGGCGACCGTGCCGGTCGCGAGGAGCGCGAGCACGTCGCGTCTCTGGAG
This genomic window from Salinirubrum litoreum contains:
- a CDS encoding PQQ-binding-like beta-propeller repeat protein; its protein translation is MQSLQRRDVLALLATGTVAGLAGCSSSCPDSDDPDPDASVRRPSDPAGFDSVPAGDWPAPRYDPGNAGYTPEGAIPTDSVAVRWQATPPTAPVNEVFYEASSPVVAGGRVFVSTGAGVTALDLRDGTQVWTTDAVSPASVPPTHGYDEEIAPPVVGGDTVFVAGRSELVALALADGTERWRYAADAPVGIPVVVDGTVVLDTDRETVALDASDGTERWTATVGGGRSLPAVGDGVVVLQAQGLAGERTLATAALDLADGTERWRTGAVADFYPVVVDGNAYLGSYDGLACYALDDGTRRWLIDRGSGRGLSSPVVTPDTLYLAERPGESGDAAFAFDRTDGKPTPRWCSALGDATVPAGTDDHVLVLEGSAGIDDVAPSLVAFTAGFGDALWGLGGRSRVLPPAILDGAVVLTDEDGRVLALGGGFDG